Proteins encoded together in one Pararge aegeria chromosome W unlocalized genomic scaffold, ilParAegt1.1 SUPER_W_unloc_6, whole genome shotgun sequence window:
- the LOC120636866 gene encoding zinc finger BED domain-containing protein 4-like: MLTAQQLEFIKDLINILRPLEVITKEISGEDYVTASKFIPIVSCLTETYNTMKNSTDIGVKTRTLIVDGLKKRFAATILDPRFKKIHFTDHVACSRAINKINTSILDITRQSLPQNNSEEVDAIESTDKDMKNRIWDFHKLLVKKQLSLCNALAQENKGLNEEFKHYLSQAVVHLKYDPVLYWQEQKSSIYHHVHPIAMMYMSIVGSSVPCERLFSIAGNIANDERNRLDPKRLDRLLFLKSLDIEHWEL; this comes from the coding sequence ATGCTAACTGCACAGCAGTTAGAATTTATAAAagatcttataaatatattgagacCATTAGAAGTAATAACTAAAGAAATATCGGGAGAAGACTACGTTACAGCCAGTAAATTTATACCCATCGTGTCTTGTCTGACTGAAACATataatacaatgaaaaattCAACGGATATTGGTGTTAAAACAAGGACTTTAATTGTGGACGGCTTGAAGAAAAGATTTGCTGCGACCATTTTAGAtcctagatttaaaaaaattcattttactGACCATGTAGCCTGTTCTCGagcgataaataaaataaacacttcaATTTTGGATATTACACGACAATCACTTCCACAAAATAATAGTGAGGAAGTCGACGCAATAGAAAGCACTGATAAGGATATGAAAAACAGAATATGGGATTTTCATAAGTTGCTTGTGAAAAAGCAACTCTCTTTATGCAATGCACTTGCACAGGAAAATAAAGGCTTAAATGAAGAATTCAAACATTATTTATCGCAGGCAGTTGTGCACCTGAAGTATGATCCTGTACTTTACTGGCAAGAACAAAAGAGCTCCATTTATCATCACGTTCACCCAATCGCCATGATGTATATGAGTATCGTTGGATCATCGGTTCCTTGTGAGCGCCTGTTTTCAATTGCTGGAAACATCGCAAATGATGAGCGTAACCGCTTGGATCCCAAAAGGCTTGACAGACtgttgtttttaaaaagtttagatATTGAGCATTGGGAATTATAG